Within the Balneola sp. MJW-20 genome, the region TAAATTTTTGGCTCCTATGATGGTGCTTGTCACACCGGACTTCATTCTGACCCAGGCCAATGCTACTTCTGCTATTGTAGCTTCATGTGAGTCAGCAATTTCTTTCAACACATCCACGATCTCATAGCCCTGTTCTTTATTGATGGGCGGGAAATCCAAATCGTCCCGCCTGGCATTTTCACCGGAGTGTTTTTTATACCGGGTGTATTTGCCCGTGAGGAATCCCCCGGCAAGCGGACTCCAGGGCATAAATCCAAGGCCCTCCGATCGGCTTAGAGGGATAAGTGAGTCTTCTGCATCTCTGCCCGAAAGTGAGTAGAAGTATTGCATAGCCTTAAATTCATTCCAGCCTTCCTGACGTGCAATGCCTTGTGCTTTCATTACCATCCAGGCAGGCCAGTTACACACCCCGAGATATCGTACTTTTCCTGATTCAATAAGATCATTAAGACAGCGCATGATCTCTTTGATAGAGGTATACGAATCTACCCCGTGAACATAGAGTATATCAATATGATCTAGCTGAAGACGTTCAAGGCTTTTATCTACAGAGTTAAATATGTGGAAGCGTGACAGCCCTTTATTGTTGTGATCTTCTCCCATCATTCCGCGAACCTTAGTGGCAATGATGGCCTCGTTCCGGTTTACTTTAAGGTTTTTAAGGCTGTTACCAAGAATAGTCTCAGACTGTCCGTAGGAATATACATTGGCTGTATCGAAGAAATTGATACCGCTGTCCAGAGATTTACGGATCAGTTCATCCGCTTCCTTTTGGGGTTGTTTCCCTACAGCTTCCCACATGCCCTCCCCGCCAAAGGTCATGGTTCCAAAACATAATGCAGATACCACCAGTCCGGTATCGCCCAGATAATTGTATTTCATCATTTACTCCTGTTTTAAAGTGAGCCCCCCTGTCTTTTTCAACAGGCGTGTAAGTTTCAGAATTCAGTAATAAGGGAGCTGTTCTTTGGTATCACAGCCTAACCAAGGCTTGTCTCAATGGAGATATCGCTTAGCAGTGTACGGTGTACAGGACATTTTTTGGAGATATCGATCAGCCGGTCCAGCTGCTTCTGATCCAGATCGCCTTTAATAATGATCTCTTTTTCGATCACATCCATTCTGGATTTTGGATCTTTACAATTCTTACAGTCTTCAACATGCTTTTTATTATGTCTTAGTTCTACAAAAATATCACCCAGTTCCCAGCCTTTGTGACCGGCATACATTTTCATGGTCATAACCGTACAGGAACCCAATGCCATCAGGAGATAGTCATAAGGATCCGGTCCAAGATCCTGCCCATTTGGTACATCCATAGGTTCATCAGCCGTAAGTTCATGTCTGCCGGCAGTTAGTGTGGTTTTTAAGGGCTCGCCTTTTGGGAGGTGTACATGTACAATCTTGTTGCTTTCTGAATTATCTGACATAACTGGATATTGGTTAGTGGATAGAATAAATGTAATAAAAGGATCATACAGAATTCGACTTTCAGGTAGATGAGCTTATGAAAGATAATCCGAAGATCAGTCCGCTGAATCGTTATTAAATATCCTCCAGGGCATCGAAAAGCCCGAAATATTAGCGCTATATAGAATAATCAGGGCAGAAATGACTACTAGTATAGGTCTACAAGTACTTCTCATTTAGTACGTTAAGGTGGTGCAACTCGTGGCCGGCGATAATGAAAGGAAAGGACCGGACCGTAAAATCATAGCCGCTGGCATTACCGCTCAGGCTTAGCATTTCCTTCGTCATGTTTTGAAATAGATGGATACTCGAGATCCGTACAGCAAGGTATTCATTCCCCAGATTTTTTAAGGTGCGGCTGTTATAGTTGGAATACTTTACATAATCATCCTGATCCATGCCGGGGAGAGGAGAAGGGTCACGTCTCGACATTGCCAGCGCGCGATATACAAAGACCCGCTCGGTTTCGATCAGGTGCCCCACGATCTGTTTTATTGACCATTTTCCTTCTTCATACACTTCAAAGGCCTTATCACCGGGTATGGTATTAATAAAGGTGTAGAACTCGTGCATCTGCCGGTTCAGTGTATTGATGATGTTCTCTTTGGGTACCAGCTGTACGTAGTTACCGTAATAGTGAGCATATTCATCCTGGGTAGGAAATTCATTATCCCAAACTGACATAATAGTAGCCTTTTGAATTAGGTTTGTCAGAGTATATATAAATCATAACAAAATTGGATGTTGAGATTTGTTAAGGTTCGTGTGTTAATCTAACTGAGATGATTCATTTATATCCCAGAACAATTATTTATCTTAGGCATTCTTGCAAAGGATTCTCGATCATGAATATTAGAGTTTCCTTTTCAACAAAATATTATATTTGCACAGCTTAATAATAACCCGACTTTAGATATTCTATGTTCTTTCAGCAGATCTTTGAAGATAAACTCGCACAATATGCCTACCTCATCGGATGTCAGGCTACAGGAGAAGCCATCGTAATAGATCCGATGCGAGATATCGCCCGATACGAAAAGCTGGCTGCAGACAATAAACTAAAGATTGTTGCTGCCGCCGACACTCATATTCATGCAGATTACCTGACAGGTTTACGAGAGTTTGCTGAAAAAGGAGTGAAGGCTATTGCTTCAGATGAAGGAGGGAATGACTGGAGATATGAGTGGTTGCTGGATAGTGATTATGATCATATGCTATTGAAGGACGGGGATACTTTTAAGATCGGTAATATCGAATTTAAAGCTGTTCATTCACCGGGACATACTCCCGAGCATTTGAGTTACCTGGTTACTGACGGAGCAACCACCGACCAACCCATGGGTATCCTGTCCGGAGATTTTGTTTTTGTAGGTGATGTCGGCCGACCCGATCTGCTTGAAACAGCAGCAGGACAAAAAGGGGTTATGGAGAGTTCTGCCAAGGTCATGTATGAATCACTAAAGATCTTCAATGACCTTCCGGAATATCTTCAGTTATGGCCGGGACACGGAGCTGGATCCGCTTGTGGAAAAGCATTAGGAGCTGTTCCGGAATCTACGGTGGGATATGAGCAAAGGTTTAATCAGTCGATCCGGGCAGCTATTACTGAAGATGATTTTGTTGATTTCATCCTGAGCGGGCAGCCTGAACCTCCATTGTATTTTGCACGAATGAAAAGAGATAACCGTCAGGGACCACCGGTATTGGGCCATCTTCCAACACCCGGGCGATTAACGGTACAGGCTATCATTGGGCAGGTTCGTATATCTAATGCAGTGATTCTGGATACACGAGATAAGGAATCATTTATGGCCAAGCACATTCATGGTTCTCTGTTATCTCCGCTAAATAAACAGTTTAATACCGTAGCCGGATCCTATATCCGGGAAGATGAAAAGATCTTTCTGATCGTTGACGAAGACAGACTGGAAGAAGCAGTTACAGACCTCATCAGGATCGGACTCGATAATATTGAGGCCTATGCTACTCCTCAGGACCTCGAAGCTTTTGAAGATGCAGGAGGAGAGTTGTTTCGTACAGATACTATTAAATTCAGCGATGTGGATGACAAGCTGAAGAATAAGGAAGCATATTTACTGGATGTCCGGAAACTATCTGAATATGAGGAGGGAGCTCATCCCGATTCACTGAATATTGCGCATACCCGACTTTTAGATCGCATGGATGAAGTACCAACCGATAAACCTGTATTGGTTTCCTGCAAATCAGGAGCCCGTTCGGCAGTAGCCGCTGCATTACTTGAGCGGGCAGAATTTGTGGTTAAATACGTTGATGATCACGTAGAACCATGGCTTAAAAAGCACGGCTGGGATCAGGTCAGTTCCTCATAACGAAAGCAGTCGATCGTGTGGTCATTGACGATTCCACAGGCTTGCAGATAGGCATAGATTATAGTGGATCCTACAAACCGAAAACCTCTTTTCTTGAGATCCTTTGAGATCTGATCAGATAATTGGGTACTGGCCGGAAGGTCTTTTATGGAGGCAGGATGGTTAACCAATACTTTCTGTCCGGTGAAGCTCCATATATAATTATCAAATGAACCATACTGCTCCTGCACCTTCAAAAAAGCCTGTGCATTTGTGACCGTAGATTCCACTTTTAAACGGTTTCGTATGATCCCGGGATCTTGCAGAAGGCGTTCGATGGTTTCTGAAGTGAATCCCGCTACTATTTCCGGATCAAAACCGGCAAACAGCCGGCGATAATGATCTCTTTTCTTTAAAACGGTGGCCCAGCTTAAACCGGCCTGTGCACCTTCAAGCGTGATAAATTCAAAATGAACCTTATCATCATGAACTGGAACACCCCATTCCATATCATGATAGGCAACATAGCTTTCTGATTGTCCATCCGCCCATTCACATCTGGAGATCGGATTCATATTTTACCAATTGGATTCATCTTTAGAAAATAAATAACGCTTTGGTTATTATAGACCTAAAATAATAACATATTCATCAACACCATCATATATGTCTTTAACCGAACAGGTAAAAGAATTTGCCGCTAATAGTGGTATCAGTCAAAGCCTTAGTGACCGGATCATTCAGCTCACGGCTATTCTCGAAAAGATCACGGAAGAAAAATACGGACAAGAATTTATTAACAGGATGGGGATTCTGCCGGGACTGGCCAGGAAGGCACTGGATGAAGGCGATCAGTCAGCACTGAAAACGGCTTCGGACGAGATACAGGCAATGTCTCTTGGTGAGATCAGAGACCTGCTTAAAACCTATACCACCTATTTTCATCTGGTCAATTCACTGGAGCAACATGAGATTTCCCGTATCAACCACAGGAGAGAGTTTGATGAAACCAAAGAAGAGCCAAGGAAGGAAAGTATAGCACAGGCAGTTTATGAGCTTAAAAAAGCCGGCTATAGTCTGGATGAAGCTATCGGGATATTTGAGAGGATGAATATTGAGCCAACGATCACCGCTCATCCTACAGAAGCCCGCCGGCGCAGTATTCTTACCAAGCAACAGGCAATTTCTGCCAAACTGGATGCTTTAGCCTCTGGCGACCTGACACCTGATCAGGCAGAAGAAATGTACCTGGATATTATCAACCAGCTGAACCTGTGGTGGGATACGGATGAGATCCGGTCCGAAAGACTCACGGTTGAAGATGAAGTGGAAAACGGCTTATTCTATTTTACTCACTCTATCTGGGATACGATCCCGACCCTGTACCGTGATCTGCGACAGGCCTTCATGACTTATTACGGATCAGTTCCTGAATTACCGGTGGTGATCCGATACCGATCTTGGATCGGAAGTGACAGAGACGGGAATCCAAATGTGACTTCGAGTGTGACCTGGAAAACAGTCTTAGAACAGCGCAGAACGGTTTTCGATCTGTATCTGAGAGACCTTAATGAACTTCGTAGATATCTGAGTATATCTGATAAGCAGGTAGAAATAACTGAAGATCTTGAAAGATCTTTAGAGATAGACCGGGAAGAGGCCCCGATATCTGACAGGTATCATAGAAGATACAAGAATGAGATCCTCAGAAGAAAGATCACTCATATGATGATCAGGATCGAAGATCAGAAACAAGCGCTGGAAAGACCCAAAGAAGAACTGCTAAGACAATCTTCGCAATACGATTTGAATAAGCTGATTCGTGATCTGAACCTGATCAGAGATTGCCTGATCCATAACGATCTTGGCGGTTTACTGCAGCAAGGACCCTTTTTTGAATTAATGGTCAGGGCCAGAACATTCGGGATGCATCTTAGCGCATTAGACGTCCGGCAGCATAGTCGTTTACATGAGGAAACAGTACATGAATTATTGCAAAAGGCAGGAGTGGCTGAGGATTACGCTTCCTTGAATGAAGAGGAAAAGATCACTCTTCTGAGAACGGAACTGAAGAATCCCCGACCCTTAAGCCCGTTGAACGCGGAACATAGTTCAACGGCTGAGAGAGTGCTTGGGGTATTTCTTGAGATCCGGGATATGTTCACGTTGGACAAGAATTTCTTTGGCAGTTATATCATAAGCATGACTCACGGAATCAGTGATATACTGGAAGTCATGTTACTTGCAAAAGAAACTGGTCTGTGGACCTATGAAAATGGGGAGATCAGTTGTGAACTGGATATTGTACCACTCTTTGAAACCATTGAAGACCTGGAGAACAGTGCCGGTTTAATGGAAAAGATCTACGAAGATCCATTTACATCAGCACAGATCAAAGCAAGAGGTAATTTTCAGGAGATCATGCTGGGCTATTCAGACAGTAATAAAGATGGGGGGTACTGGATGGCTAACTGGGCACTGGATAAAGCACAGTATCAGCTGGGCAAAGTATGCCGGAAGCATAATGTAGATTTTAGGTTATTCCACGGACGCGGGGGTACGGTTGGAAGAGGAGGAGGACAGTCGAGTAAGGCGATTCTTGCCATGCCGGCAATATCGAACAACGGTAAGATCCGGTTTACAGAGCAGGGTGAAGTGATCTCATTCAGATATTCACTTACAGGAATCACGCACCGGCACCTGGAGCAGATTGTAAATGCCATGGCAATGGTTACCATGCAACCGGGAGATGGTGAGCATAACCTGAAAGGAGACCATGAGAAAAATATTATGGAGGACCTCGCAGAAAAAAGTATGAAGACCTATAGGGGACTGATAGATGACAAGGATTTCTGGGGTTGGTATATGGGTACAACTCCTATTGAATATATAGGTAAACTTCCTATCGCATCCCGACCAGTCTCCAGAGGAAGCACCGGTGAGATGAACTTCGATAGTCTCAGGGCGATTCCCTGGGTATTTGCCTGGACCCAGCTCAGATACAATATTCCGGGCTGGTATGGTATTGGTACCGCCATTGAAGAAACAATAAGTGAACATTCAGATGCACTGGATACCATGAAAAAATGGTTCAACGACTGGCCTTTTTTCAAGACCGTATTAAATAATGCCCAAAGAGAAATGGCCAGAACTCACCTGGCTACAGCCAAGCTTTATGAGCGCTCAGAAACTTTAACATTTCACGATCATATCGTAAGTGAATTCAAGCGTACAGAAAAATGGATCCTGGAAATTACGGGTACGGATAACATCCTGGATCATAACCCTGTAATCCAAAATTCAATTGCTTTCAGAAATCCATTTACCTATCCTTTAAATATAGTTCAGTCCGATCTGCTGAGAGATAATGGTAAAGAAAGGGGGGCAGATGAAAAAACAATGACAGAACTTATGTTCCTGAATATAAATGGGATAGCAGCAGCCATGCAGAGTACGGGGTAGTGGTTGCCGGAAGGATCTGATAACAAAAGTTATCATAATATTTTCATAAAAAGACCTTATTTTTATGCCATGATGAATGAAGCTATGACAAATACCGATATGCAGATCAATCTAACCGATAACAGCAGAATTCACGAGGTAGATTTTAATGATCTGCAGTTTGGAAAGATCTTCTCCGACCACATGTTTGAGTGCCATTATGAGGATGGGGCATGGAATAAACCGGAGATCAATCCCTATGGACCGATTGAGGTCACACCGGCTATGAATGCACTTCATTATGCGCAGACTGTGTTTGAAGGAATGAAAGCATTTTATAAAGACGAGAACACGATCAATATCTTTCGTCCGGAGGTTCATCATCAAAGATTTAATAATTCCTGCCGCAGAGTATGTATTCCTGAGACCTCATATGAAATGTTCATTTCCGCTCTGGATAACCTGATCCGATTGGATCATCAGTGGGTGCCTAAAAAGCCCGGTACAGCCTTATACATACGTCCGTTTATCTTTGCTTCTGACGATCTCCTGGCAGCGAGAGTTTCAGATAAATACAGCTATTATATTATCACTTCACCGGTTGGAGCCTATTACAAAGAAGGATTCAAACCGGTTAAACTCACAACCCCGAACGGATACGTCAGAGCAGTAAATGGGGGAACCGGCGAAGCTAAAACAGGAGGTAACTATGCTGCCAGTTTTCTGCCAGCCCGAAAAGCACAGCAAAACGGTTATACTCAGGTACTCTGGCTCGATGCCATTGAAAATAAGTATATAGAGGAAGTGGGGACCATGAATATCCATTTTCTTATTGGGGATACATTGGTAACCCCAGCCTTAACCGGATCTATTCTGCCCGGGGTGACTCGAAGATCTGTGATCCAGCTTGCCAGGGAATGGGGACTGAATGTTGAAGAACGACGCATAAGTATCGATGAAGTATTTGATGCTTACGATGATGGAGACCTGAAGGAGGTATTTGGCTCAGGTACTGCGGCAGTCGTTTCACCTGTTGGACTTATCGAGCATAACGGTCGTACTATTAGGCTGGATCAGGATGAGCCTGGAGAATTCACCCAACGCTGCTATGATGAGATCACTGGTATACAGTATGGCCGCATTGAAGACACCCATAATTGGGTTCATGAGGTAAAAATTTAGAATGGGATCAGTGAGTATCTGGTCTGTAATTGCAGTTGGATCCGGCGGATTTCTTGGGGCAGTCAGCCGCTACCTGATCTCTGCACTTACCACCCCTTCCTGGAATATGCACAGCCTTCCCTACGGAACCATCACTGCAAACCTGCTGGGCTGTTTTCTGATCGGCCTGTTGGCCGGGGTTTTTCAGTTTAAAGAGTGGATGAATCCGGACCTAAGACTTTTTGTTTTCGTTGGAATTCTGGGTGGATTTACCACTTTTTCAACTTTCTCCAGCGAGTCTTTTCTGCTCTGGAAAGCTGGTGAAATTGGCCTCGCAACCTGGAATCTGATCATTCAGATCGCCGGGGGTCTTATTTTAGTATGGTCAGGTTATTTTTGCAGTAAATGGTTCAGCTAGTAACCTTTTTTTCTGTCTACTTTGAATAAAGGATCCATTCCTGATAGGCAGCGTTTATAGTTTTCAAGTATGACCGAGGCTGCTTCCTCATCGTCGGTCAGGGCTGCAATATGTGGGGTGATCATGATATTAGGTCGATTCCAGAAGATATGATCCGGAGACAGAGGTTCCTTTTCAAATACATCCAGACAGGCTCCTTCGAGCTCTCTGACATCTAATGCATAGATCAGATCCTCCTCCACGAGATGACTGCCTCTTCCCATGTTGATAAAGTAACCCGGTTTCCTGATCTGTTTGAATAGATCCAGATTCAATATTCCCTCGGTTTCAACTGTAAGAGGGAGGGTACAGATTATAATATTGCTGTTCTCCAGAAAAGATTTTAGCTGATCCTTACCTGTATAGACCTGTACATCGGATGTATTCTTTCCGGAACGGTTCCAGCCATTTACACGGTAACCTAGTTTTGCAAAAGAACGTGCAATGGTCATTCCCATCTCACCCAGCCCCATTACCCCGATCACGGAGTCGGACATAGGTACCGGTGAGCTGACACTCCAGTGAGCTTCTCGCTTTTGTTCTACATATCGTGCAAACTTTCTGCGGTAAGCCAGAACCGACATCAGAGCATATTCGGTCATCTGGTCTTTAAGGTCATTGGTCACTACACGGCTGAGGGCAATATCCTCATCCAATGAACCGTCATTGAGCAAATGATTCACTCCTGCACCAAGAGAGGACGCAAGCACCAGGTTTGGAAATTCGGAAAGTACATGGGCGGGGTGATTCCAGCATACTGCCATACGAACCCTTTCCTTACTGGAAACAGCTGGCCAGATATCAATGTCGATATTAGGATCCAGCTTTTGAAGCGCTGATTCTATTCCGCTGAGATCTCTCCCTGGAGCAATAAATAATAAAGACATCTATCCGGTTTTAGCTGTCATGATCTCATCCCACCGGGTGGTATACCGGGGACTAAGATAATTCTGTTTCATTTTCCAGACTCGTTCATCACCGGTTTGACGGTGCAGGCCTGTGGCAGCAAAGTTAGCAGTATTTCTGCCGTGTTTCGAATTTAATTGGTCAATACAGGACATAAGTGCCCTTTGCTGATCATCATAACCGGATTCGTTGAACAGATCCATCTGTACTTCTTGGTCAGGATGTAGACCCGTCAGCATCACAGATGCTTTCTTATATTTGTTCCCATTTCTGAACAATGAGGAGGTCAGATCGGCTGCTGCAGATATAATGTGCGGGGAGTGCGCGGTCGGATTGGAAAAAGTAATGAAGCCGGTATATTTATATTTATTCCCCGGATTCTCGTATTTATCGGTGACCAGGGTTACCTGCAGGTTGGTACATACACTTTTCTGAGCCCTGAGTTTTTCTGCAGCTCTTGCGGCATAGCTGCAAACTGCTTCCTGAACAGGCTGAACTTTGTACATTGGTTTTCCAAACATTCTGGATGACAGGATCCCCTTTTTTGCATTAAGGGTCTGCTCCAATTTCATGCAGGGTATGCCATTGAGCTCAAGAACGGTTCTTAGGCCGGTAACATTAAGATGTTTTCTGACCCACCTTTTATTCCGGATCGTTTGTTTCAGGTCCAGCGCAGTTTCAATATGGTATCTGTTCAGGCGTAAGGTCATGCCATTACCAATACCCCAAATATCATTCAGAGGGATTGCACTTAAAAGCTCATCGGTCCGGTCATGTCCTACCAGATTGAGTACACCGTGATATTCAGGATTCTTTTTAGCTCTTTCGTTTGCGATCTTGGCCAGCGTTTTACTCTCTGCGATCCCTACCGAGACGGGGATTCCGGTGTATCTCAGTACCCGTTCCCGGATCTTTTTCCCATACTGTTCGAGGTCTGCAAAGGTATTAGTTGACAACTCAGCAAAAGCCTCATCAATGCTGTATACCTCTATATCATGGGTCATTTCTCTCAGGACATCCATGACTCTACGGGACATATCCCCATACAAAGCATAGTTTGAGGAAAGTACAGCAACCTTATGTTTTTTAAATTCTTCGCGATATTTAAACTCAGGGGCACCCATTGGTATACCAATCTCTTTCGCTTCATTGGATCTTGCGATCACGCATCCGTCATTATTTGATAGTATCACAATGGGTTTATTCTTTAATGATGGATCAAAAGCTCTTTCACAGGAAGCATAAAAATTATTGCAATCGATCATTGCATAGGCAATGCTGCCTCTGCTCTCAAAGGAATCCGGGATATTCATCATGCTTTGGTCATATTTCTGATCACGTGGGTGACCGTTCCCCAGATGATCCAGTTCATTTCCGGTTTGACCCGTATAGGCTGGCGGTCGTTCTGATCAGAAATGAGATATATGTGTCCGCCTCTTATGATCAGCTTCCTGACAAGACATTCTTCTTCAATAGCTACGATAACAACCTGACCGCTCGATGGCTTAACAGAGCGGTCTACCACCAGCAGGTCCTGGTCCCTGATACCGGAGGTATTCATCTCATTTCCTTCAGCGCGTACATAAAAAGTGGATGCAGGCCTTTTTACAATGAGTTCATCCAGGCTAAGAGTATGTTCCAGGTGATCATTTGCAGGGGAGGGGAATCCGGTTTGTTCATTCTCAGCCAGATTTAGATAATTTGTTGATTTATGTGCATCTTTTGCCTTCATGTTCTGCATAATTTCTCTTGCTTATTAATATATGTACAATATATGTGTAATGGATATAAACTAAAACCAGTAACTAATTTTATTTATGAACGATTGATCTTAATCGGGCTGTTTAGAGCGTAAAAAAATGATGGACTGGCTTTACCTTACCGGATTTATTTTTGCAGGATTTGCGGGCATGGAGATCGTGTCTTATTGTGTTCACCGATGGTTATTCCATGGAGCATTGTGGTTTATCCATGAATCGCATCATACACCACAGCATGGTTTGTTTGAATTGAACGATCTGTTTTCGTTGATTTTTGCAGGAATTTCGATCTGGTTGATCAGTAGTGGA harbors:
- a CDS encoding aldo/keto reductase, which gives rise to MMKYNYLGDTGLVVSALCFGTMTFGGEGMWEAVGKQPQKEADELIRKSLDSGINFFDTANVYSYGQSETILGNSLKNLKVNRNEAIIATKVRGMMGEDHNNKGLSRFHIFNSVDKSLERLQLDHIDILYVHGVDSYTSIKEIMRCLNDLIESGKVRYLGVCNWPAWMVMKAQGIARQEGWNEFKAMQYFYSLSGRDAEDSLIPLSRSEGLGFMPWSPLAGGFLTGKYTRYKKHSGENARRDDLDFPPINKEQGYEIVDVLKEIADSHEATIAEVALAWVRMKSGVTSTIIGAKNLKQLESNINSVDLILSDDDLDKLNKVSDTPTPYPSWMVGLQDSDRTKPNERDL
- a CDS encoding OsmC family protein, with protein sequence MSDNSESNKIVHVHLPKGEPLKTTLTAGRHELTADEPMDVPNGQDLGPDPYDYLLMALGSCTVMTMKMYAGHKGWELGDIFVELRHNKKHVEDCKNCKDPKSRMDVIEKEIIIKGDLDQKQLDRLIDISKKCPVHRTLLSDISIETSLG
- a CDS encoding DinB family protein, which translates into the protein MSVWDNEFPTQDEYAHYYGNYVQLVPKENIINTLNRQMHEFYTFINTIPGDKAFEVYEEGKWSIKQIVGHLIETERVFVYRALAMSRRDPSPLPGMDQDDYVKYSNYNSRTLKNLGNEYLAVRISSIHLFQNMTKEMLSLSGNASGYDFTVRSFPFIIAGHELHHLNVLNEKYL
- a CDS encoding rhodanese-like domain-containing protein gives rise to the protein MFFQQIFEDKLAQYAYLIGCQATGEAIVIDPMRDIARYEKLAADNKLKIVAAADTHIHADYLTGLREFAEKGVKAIASDEGGNDWRYEWLLDSDYDHMLLKDGDTFKIGNIEFKAVHSPGHTPEHLSYLVTDGATTDQPMGILSGDFVFVGDVGRPDLLETAAGQKGVMESSAKVMYESLKIFNDLPEYLQLWPGHGAGSACGKALGAVPESTVGYEQRFNQSIRAAITEDDFVDFILSGQPEPPLYFARMKRDNRQGPPVLGHLPTPGRLTVQAIIGQVRISNAVILDTRDKESFMAKHIHGSLLSPLNKQFNTVAGSYIREDEKIFLIVDEDRLEEAVTDLIRIGLDNIEAYATPQDLEAFEDAGGELFRTDTIKFSDVDDKLKNKEAYLLDVRKLSEYEEGAHPDSLNIAHTRLLDRMDEVPTDKPVLVSCKSGARSAVAAALLERAEFVVKYVDDHVEPWLKKHGWDQVSSS
- a CDS encoding DNA-3-methyladenine glycosylase I → MNPISRCEWADGQSESYVAYHDMEWGVPVHDDKVHFEFITLEGAQAGLSWATVLKKRDHYRRLFAGFDPEIVAGFTSETIERLLQDPGIIRNRLKVESTVTNAQAFLKVQEQYGSFDNYIWSFTGQKVLVNHPASIKDLPASTQLSDQISKDLKKRGFRFVGSTIIYAYLQACGIVNDHTIDCFRYEELT
- the ppc gene encoding phosphoenolpyruvate carboxylase; protein product: MSLTEQVKEFAANSGISQSLSDRIIQLTAILEKITEEKYGQEFINRMGILPGLARKALDEGDQSALKTASDEIQAMSLGEIRDLLKTYTTYFHLVNSLEQHEISRINHRREFDETKEEPRKESIAQAVYELKKAGYSLDEAIGIFERMNIEPTITAHPTEARRRSILTKQQAISAKLDALASGDLTPDQAEEMYLDIINQLNLWWDTDEIRSERLTVEDEVENGLFYFTHSIWDTIPTLYRDLRQAFMTYYGSVPELPVVIRYRSWIGSDRDGNPNVTSSVTWKTVLEQRRTVFDLYLRDLNELRRYLSISDKQVEITEDLERSLEIDREEAPISDRYHRRYKNEILRRKITHMMIRIEDQKQALERPKEELLRQSSQYDLNKLIRDLNLIRDCLIHNDLGGLLQQGPFFELMVRARTFGMHLSALDVRQHSRLHEETVHELLQKAGVAEDYASLNEEEKITLLRTELKNPRPLSPLNAEHSSTAERVLGVFLEIRDMFTLDKNFFGSYIISMTHGISDILEVMLLAKETGLWTYENGEISCELDIVPLFETIEDLENSAGLMEKIYEDPFTSAQIKARGNFQEIMLGYSDSNKDGGYWMANWALDKAQYQLGKVCRKHNVDFRLFHGRGGTVGRGGGQSSKAILAMPAISNNGKIRFTEQGEVISFRYSLTGITHRHLEQIVNAMAMVTMQPGDGEHNLKGDHEKNIMEDLAEKSMKTYRGLIDDKDFWGWYMGTTPIEYIGKLPIASRPVSRGSTGEMNFDSLRAIPWVFAWTQLRYNIPGWYGIGTAIEETISEHSDALDTMKKWFNDWPFFKTVLNNAQREMARTHLATAKLYERSETLTFHDHIVSEFKRTEKWILEITGTDNILDHNPVIQNSIAFRNPFTYPLNIVQSDLLRDNGKERGADEKTMTELMFLNINGIAAAMQSTG
- a CDS encoding branched-chain amino acid aminotransferase: MPEGSDNKSYHNIFIKRPYFYAMMNEAMTNTDMQINLTDNSRIHEVDFNDLQFGKIFSDHMFECHYEDGAWNKPEINPYGPIEVTPAMNALHYAQTVFEGMKAFYKDENTINIFRPEVHHQRFNNSCRRVCIPETSYEMFISALDNLIRLDHQWVPKKPGTALYIRPFIFASDDLLAARVSDKYSYYIITSPVGAYYKEGFKPVKLTTPNGYVRAVNGGTGEAKTGGNYAASFLPARKAQQNGYTQVLWLDAIENKYIEEVGTMNIHFLIGDTLVTPALTGSILPGVTRRSVIQLAREWGLNVEERRISIDEVFDAYDDGDLKEVFGSGTAAVVSPVGLIEHNGRTIRLDQDEPGEFTQRCYDEITGIQYGRIEDTHNWVHEVKI
- the crcB gene encoding fluoride efflux transporter CrcB, with amino-acid sequence MGSVSIWSVIAVGSGGFLGAVSRYLISALTTPSWNMHSLPYGTITANLLGCFLIGLLAGVFQFKEWMNPDLRLFVFVGILGGFTTFSTFSSESFLLWKAGEIGLATWNLIIQIAGGLILVWSGYFCSKWFS
- a CDS encoding 2-hydroxyacid dehydrogenase, translated to MSLLFIAPGRDLSGIESALQKLDPNIDIDIWPAVSSKERVRMAVCWNHPAHVLSEFPNLVLASSLGAGVNHLLNDGSLDEDIALSRVVTNDLKDQMTEYALMSVLAYRRKFARYVEQKREAHWSVSSPVPMSDSVIGVMGLGEMGMTIARSFAKLGYRVNGWNRSGKNTSDVQVYTGKDQLKSFLENSNIIICTLPLTVETEGILNLDLFKQIRKPGYFINMGRGSHLVEEDLIYALDVRELEGACLDVFEKEPLSPDHIFWNRPNIMITPHIAALTDDEEAASVILENYKRCLSGMDPLFKVDRKKGY
- a CDS encoding Y-family DNA polymerase; amino-acid sequence: MMNIPDSFESRGSIAYAMIDCNNFYASCERAFDPSLKNKPIVILSNNDGCVIARSNEAKEIGIPMGAPEFKYREEFKKHKVAVLSSNYALYGDMSRRVMDVLREMTHDIEVYSIDEAFAELSTNTFADLEQYGKKIRERVLRYTGIPVSVGIAESKTLAKIANERAKKNPEYHGVLNLVGHDRTDELLSAIPLNDIWGIGNGMTLRLNRYHIETALDLKQTIRNKRWVRKHLNVTGLRTVLELNGIPCMKLEQTLNAKKGILSSRMFGKPMYKVQPVQEAVCSYAARAAEKLRAQKSVCTNLQVTLVTDKYENPGNKYKYTGFITFSNPTAHSPHIISAAADLTSSLFRNGNKYKKASVMLTGLHPDQEVQMDLFNESGYDDQQRALMSCIDQLNSKHGRNTANFAATGLHRQTGDERVWKMKQNYLSPRYTTRWDEIMTAKTG